In one window of Paenarthrobacter nicotinovorans DNA:
- a CDS encoding LysR family transcriptional regulator ArgP, which yields MSQFPSEQLLTFATVLSEGTLEAAARMLHITPSAVSQRLKALEQSTGRVLLQRSNPALATEAGEVVLRLARQVGQLEADAGKELGLDGGQPQLALPIVVNADSLAVWFLKALAQVPGSHNVTFDLHRDDEQHSTSLLRSGTVMAAVTATPEPVQGCRVESLGIMRYLPVAAPTFVERWFPGLPKGLDGAALNAAPTVDFDRKDTYQWAFVQSVINAEGRPVPERKGPRHYVPASQDFGDAIRLGLGWGLIPEVQCGPDIADGRLIELAPEQPFDVPLYWQRWSTASSALDTLSETVRRVSAQYLRQS from the coding sequence ATGAGCCAGTTTCCATCCGAACAGTTGCTGACCTTTGCCACTGTCCTCTCCGAGGGCACGTTGGAAGCGGCGGCGCGCATGCTTCACATCACGCCGTCGGCGGTGTCCCAAAGGCTGAAAGCACTGGAACAATCCACGGGCCGGGTCCTGCTGCAACGCAGCAACCCCGCCCTGGCAACTGAAGCCGGCGAGGTTGTCCTGCGGCTGGCGCGGCAGGTGGGACAGCTGGAAGCCGACGCGGGCAAGGAACTGGGTCTGGATGGTGGCCAGCCCCAACTGGCCCTGCCGATCGTGGTCAACGCGGATTCTTTGGCGGTGTGGTTCCTGAAGGCGCTTGCCCAAGTGCCCGGCAGCCATAACGTCACGTTCGATCTCCACCGTGACGACGAGCAGCACTCCACGTCGCTGCTCCGGTCAGGCACGGTCATGGCTGCTGTGACGGCCACGCCCGAGCCCGTCCAAGGCTGCCGCGTCGAAAGCCTCGGCATCATGCGGTACCTCCCCGTGGCCGCTCCGACGTTCGTGGAACGTTGGTTTCCGGGCCTTCCCAAGGGCCTCGACGGCGCAGCACTCAATGCTGCGCCAACAGTGGACTTCGACCGCAAAGACACCTACCAATGGGCCTTCGTCCAGTCCGTGATCAACGCCGAGGGGCGGCCGGTTCCCGAGAGGAAAGGCCCGCGCCACTATGTCCCGGCATCCCAGGACTTTGGCGATGCGATCCGGCTAGGACTCGGCTGGGGTCTCATCCCGGAAGTCCAATGCGGTCCCGACATTGCGGACGGGCGGCTGATAGAGCTCGCTCCGGAGCAGCCTTTCGATGTGCCGCTGTACTGGCAGCGGTGGAGCACGGCGTCCTCTGCACTGGACACGCTCAGCGAGACGGTCCGCCGGGTGTCGGCACAATACCTCCGCCAGTCCTGA
- a CDS encoding LysE/ArgO family amino acid transporter — translation MTSLDYFHSAGLGLATGLALIVAIGAQNAFVLRQGIRGEHLVPIVAVCALSDAVLIAAGVFGTGALMTAAPAAVVVLRYVGAAFLVTYGVMAARRAMRPQSLTTGESTSGNGGTGRKGGALAAVATVLALTWLNPHVYLDIALIGSLANAQGSPLRWWFGAGAMVGSILWFCSLGFGARFLRGFFARPLSWRFLDGGIAVTMVALGVGLVLQA, via the coding sequence GTGACTTCCCTTGACTACTTCCATTCCGCAGGCCTCGGCCTGGCCACGGGTCTTGCCCTCATTGTTGCCATCGGCGCCCAGAATGCGTTCGTGCTGCGCCAAGGCATCAGGGGCGAACACCTCGTCCCCATCGTCGCTGTCTGTGCGCTTTCGGATGCCGTCCTGATCGCGGCCGGAGTTTTCGGTACAGGTGCGCTGATGACGGCAGCGCCTGCCGCCGTCGTCGTCCTCCGCTATGTAGGCGCCGCATTTTTGGTGACGTACGGCGTGATGGCGGCCAGGCGCGCCATGCGGCCGCAGTCGTTGACGACGGGCGAAAGCACCAGTGGTAACGGTGGTACCGGCCGCAAGGGCGGTGCCCTGGCCGCGGTAGCCACCGTCCTCGCACTGACCTGGCTCAATCCGCACGTCTACCTGGACATCGCCCTCATCGGCTCGCTGGCGAACGCCCAAGGCAGTCCCCTGCGGTGGTGGTTCGGGGCCGGCGCCATGGTGGGCAGTATTCTCTGGTTCTGTTCCCTGGGATTCGGTGCGAGGTTCCTCCGCGGCTTCTTCGCCCGTCCGTTGTCCTGGCGGTTCCTGGACGGCGGGATTGCCGTGACCATGGTGGCGCTGGGAGTCGGGTTGGTCCTGCAGGCATAA
- a CDS encoding ribonuclease HI family protein — protein MTIIAAADGSALGNPGPAGWAWYVDDSCWRAGGWPHGTNNQGELMAVLDLFRSTAHVPHEELLILCDSQYVINCITKWMPGWKRKGWRKADGKPVLNVDLLKEIDHAIAGRKYTFEWVKGHAGHDLNEAADERARAVATAYQQGIAPRSGPGFPGAQEKATAAGEGSPAATTVSEVPVRPEPVAVASGVASVSGSNALPASARPDRSIRPHFEPTLFGEAGLFGQPDLFSELGDDTSAPELSAEDTVLALERELLRPDVRADIGRIGVLLHPDFAEIGSSGRYWTRDAMMMALEEDPGEATELELLSADRLSENTILLTYRSFSHSGSALRSSVWTLDRGQWRLRFHQGTLEKQ, from the coding sequence ATGACGATTATTGCTGCCGCCGATGGGTCTGCCCTCGGTAATCCTGGACCGGCCGGCTGGGCCTGGTACGTTGATGACTCCTGTTGGCGCGCGGGAGGGTGGCCGCACGGCACCAACAACCAGGGTGAATTGATGGCTGTGCTTGACCTTTTCCGGTCAACAGCCCACGTACCTCACGAAGAACTGCTGATCCTTTGCGACAGCCAATACGTCATCAATTGCATAACCAAGTGGATGCCGGGCTGGAAGCGAAAGGGTTGGCGGAAGGCCGATGGGAAGCCCGTCTTGAATGTGGACCTCCTCAAAGAGATCGACCACGCGATCGCGGGACGCAAGTACACGTTTGAGTGGGTCAAGGGCCATGCTGGCCATGACCTCAATGAGGCAGCGGACGAGCGCGCACGCGCGGTGGCCACGGCTTATCAGCAGGGCATAGCGCCGCGCAGTGGCCCCGGCTTCCCTGGAGCCCAGGAGAAGGCAACCGCTGCCGGCGAGGGATCTCCGGCAGCGACGACGGTATCGGAGGTACCGGTCCGGCCCGAGCCCGTTGCCGTGGCCTCCGGGGTCGCTTCTGTGTCCGGCTCGAATGCACTTCCGGCGTCCGCGCGTCCTGACCGGAGCATCCGGCCACATTTCGAGCCCACCCTGTTTGGCGAGGCGGGCCTTTTCGGCCAGCCCGACCTGTTCAGCGAACTGGGAGATGACACTTCAGCGCCCGAGCTCTCGGCTGAGGACACCGTCCTTGCCTTGGAACGCGAACTGCTCAGGCCGGACGTCAGGGCCGACATCGGAAGGATCGGAGTTCTCCTTCACCCGGACTTCGCCGAGATCGGCAGCTCGGGACGCTACTGGACACGCGATGCCATGATGATGGCCCTGGAAGAAGACCCGGGAGAGGCAACGGAACTGGAACTCCTGAGCGCGGACCGGCTCAGCGAAAACACCATCCTGCTGACTTACCGCAGTTTCAGCCATTCCGGTTCAGCGCTCCGCAGCTCCGTCTGGACGCTCGACCGGGGCCAATGGCGGCTGCGGTTCCACCAGGGCACGCTCGAAAAACAGTAG
- a CDS encoding response regulator transcription factor, with protein MKKNGPEAKLLVVDDEPNIRELLSTSLRFAGFEVVAAANGREALAAADLHAPDLAVLDVMLPDMDGFTVTRRLRAAGKHFPVLFLTAKDDTEDKVTGLTVGGDDYVTKPFSLDEVVARIRAVLRRTQPLEDDDAVIRVDDLELDDDAHEVRRGGTVIELSPTEFKLLRYLMLNPNRVLSKAQILDHVWEYDFNGDASIVESYISYLRRKVDIDPDAAALIQTKRGVGYVLRTAEKR; from the coding sequence ATGAAAAAGAACGGTCCTGAAGCCAAGCTCCTTGTGGTTGACGACGAGCCCAACATTCGCGAGCTTCTTTCCACGTCTCTGCGTTTCGCCGGCTTCGAGGTGGTGGCCGCGGCCAACGGTCGCGAAGCCCTCGCCGCCGCCGACCTTCATGCCCCGGACCTGGCGGTCCTGGACGTCATGCTTCCGGACATGGACGGTTTCACCGTCACCCGCCGCCTCCGCGCGGCCGGCAAGCACTTCCCCGTGCTTTTCCTGACCGCGAAGGATGACACCGAAGACAAGGTCACCGGCCTGACGGTGGGCGGCGATGACTACGTCACCAAACCGTTCAGCCTTGACGAGGTTGTGGCCCGGATCCGCGCCGTACTCCGCCGCACGCAGCCGCTGGAGGACGATGACGCCGTCATCCGCGTTGACGATCTTGAACTCGACGACGACGCCCATGAAGTGCGCCGCGGCGGCACCGTGATCGAGCTGTCCCCCACCGAATTCAAGCTGCTCCGCTACCTGATGCTCAACCCCAACCGCGTGTTGTCCAAGGCCCAGATCCTTGACCACGTGTGGGAATACGACTTCAACGGAGATGCCTCGATCGTCGAGTCCTACATTTCCTACCTTCGCCGCAAGGTGGACATCGATCCCGATGCCGCAGCCCTCATCCAGACCAAGCGCGGCGTGGGCTACGTGCTGCGAACGGCAGAGAAGCGCTGA
- a CDS encoding multicopper oxidase family protein, which translates to MNTSQLLAVDLVLSILAAAAWTAAVWMTVVSSTDPKPGPRRGIDLALLLVGVAVIVTVSRYALLPSLVAGGWWFASERIIISLPLTAIPAAWAAMAGVPFLLRRRNTGAKPARARWWFGRSRRGAVMAMVAAASSAAAALVLVLVLGPFPAPWSIAVLLFMVGGTMLIAWIALGKPAGTGVARTHGRRSTTASAAVAALMLCTVLGSGVFAWLGSRSADGAAIAAAVSHHRGNSAATVADPTPVTSLVGETPKDAVVRHYELTARVEQLTLPSGRTTEAWTFGSVPGPMIEATLGEVVEVVLKNRDVAAGVTVHWHGYDVPNAMDGVAGATQDAVMPGQSTTYRFTAAQAGTYWYHTHQDSAEGVRKGLYGAFVVHHPAKVRADTDIVVAGHDLSGLGLLGSSDRSSEYRAAPGTSVRVRLVNTDSLPQRYLVEGTSFKAVAVDGTDVNEPGDIKGKLVRLGAGGRVDVAFSMPDSPVTLRSDSAADAVVVIAPPGFPTTAQGRAPSGVFATTPVLDLLDYGSPLSAGNTLAGNTLAGTPTEASGPPASAVTREEVVVLDRQFRFVDGVPRYAFTVNGAAYPLVPSIEVAEGDTVKVTVVNRTAEPHPMHPHGHHVQVLSRNGVAPSGSPLVLDTVDVLPGEVWEVLLHADNPGIWMDHCHNLDHAAEGMMMMLKYEGVSSPFVHGGHAGNRPE; encoded by the coding sequence GTGAATACCTCGCAGCTGCTGGCGGTGGATTTGGTGTTGTCCATCCTCGCGGCCGCAGCCTGGACGGCTGCCGTGTGGATGACTGTTGTTTCAAGCACTGACCCGAAGCCGGGGCCGCGCCGCGGGATTGACCTGGCTTTGCTGTTGGTGGGTGTTGCCGTGATCGTGACGGTGTCACGCTATGCCTTGCTTCCGTCTTTGGTGGCCGGCGGTTGGTGGTTTGCCAGCGAACGCATAATCATCAGTCTGCCTCTGACCGCCATCCCCGCGGCTTGGGCCGCGATGGCCGGTGTTCCGTTCTTGCTGAGGAGGCGGAACACCGGCGCCAAACCTGCCAGGGCCCGGTGGTGGTTCGGGCGAAGCCGCCGAGGGGCGGTGATGGCAATGGTGGCGGCGGCCTCGTCCGCTGCCGCCGCACTGGTTCTAGTCCTGGTCCTCGGACCGTTCCCCGCACCGTGGAGCATCGCAGTACTACTCTTCATGGTGGGCGGAACAATGCTGATCGCCTGGATCGCCCTGGGAAAGCCGGCCGGCACCGGCGTCGCGCGAACCCATGGCAGACGTTCGACGACGGCGTCGGCCGCCGTGGCCGCCCTTATGCTTTGCACAGTGTTGGGGTCGGGAGTCTTTGCATGGCTCGGGAGCCGCTCCGCCGATGGCGCGGCGATAGCCGCCGCTGTAAGCCATCACCGCGGTAACAGCGCCGCCACGGTCGCGGACCCGACGCCGGTGACCAGCCTTGTGGGTGAGACACCCAAAGATGCGGTGGTCCGGCACTACGAACTGACAGCCCGGGTGGAGCAGCTGACCCTGCCATCCGGACGAACCACGGAAGCCTGGACCTTCGGGAGCGTTCCTGGCCCGATGATAGAAGCCACGCTGGGCGAGGTAGTGGAGGTGGTTCTCAAGAACCGGGATGTCGCCGCCGGTGTGACTGTCCATTGGCACGGCTACGACGTCCCCAATGCCATGGACGGAGTGGCTGGCGCAACACAGGACGCAGTGATGCCTGGCCAGTCCACCACCTACCGCTTCACCGCAGCACAGGCCGGTACGTACTGGTATCACACACATCAGGATTCGGCCGAGGGGGTCCGCAAGGGCCTCTACGGCGCATTCGTCGTGCACCATCCCGCGAAGGTCCGTGCTGACACGGATATCGTGGTGGCGGGGCACGACCTCAGCGGTCTGGGGTTGCTGGGCTCCTCAGACCGCAGCAGCGAATACCGGGCCGCCCCGGGGACGAGTGTGCGGGTGCGGCTGGTGAACACCGATTCCTTGCCCCAGCGCTACCTTGTGGAAGGCACGTCCTTCAAGGCCGTGGCCGTGGACGGTACCGACGTCAATGAGCCCGGGGACATCAAGGGAAAGTTGGTGCGGCTGGGAGCGGGCGGCCGGGTGGATGTTGCTTTCAGCATGCCGGACTCCCCCGTCACCCTGCGCTCGGATTCGGCAGCCGACGCCGTGGTGGTCATTGCCCCACCCGGATTCCCCACAACGGCCCAAGGGCGGGCGCCGTCAGGCGTTTTTGCCACCACTCCTGTGCTGGACCTTTTGGATTATGGCAGTCCACTGTCCGCCGGGAATACGCTGGCCGGGAATACGCTGGCCGGGACTCCGACAGAGGCGTCCGGTCCACCTGCCTCTGCTGTCACCCGCGAAGAGGTAGTGGTGCTGGACCGGCAATTTCGTTTTGTGGATGGTGTCCCGCGGTATGCCTTCACTGTGAACGGGGCGGCGTACCCGCTGGTGCCGTCCATTGAGGTGGCGGAGGGTGACACCGTGAAAGTGACGGTGGTGAACAGGACCGCCGAACCCCACCCGATGCATCCGCACGGTCATCACGTGCAGGTCCTGAGCAGGAACGGCGTGGCACCCAGCGGCTCACCGCTGGTCCTGGACACCGTGGATGTGCTGCCCGGCGAAGTATGGGAAGTACTGCTGCATGCCGACAACCCGGGAATTTGGATGGATCACTGCCACAATCTGGATCATGCTGCCGAGGGCATGATGATGATGCTCAAATACGAAGGCGTGTCATCACCGTTCGTCCACGGCGGCCACGCCGGGAACCGGCCCGAGTAA
- a CDS encoding sensor histidine kinase, with protein MLQRWKSASLRSQLVAIIMCLLLLALAATGAGTLTLVKSYLQGQVDDKLKAAVALAQDRQSFDRLTEPNSAVPADTAVPTDYSLTLYVPDLAPYPFGGSQSDRPAISNITPLEAKQRANAPFQVKGTAGTNWRVVAVGVVANGQNGVVIIGLPLTPVDKVMEHAVLVVVGVGLLTLVLAFFIATWTVARSFRPLAKVEKTAAAIAAGDLSRRVEVDNPHTEVGRLGGSLNAMLAHIEASFAARAASEGRMRRFAADASHELRTPLVTIRGFSELYRHGALSTEEDVAMAMGRIESEAKRMGSMVEDLLLLARLDEQRPLQLKPVDLQLLAHDAMVDTKASSGDRTITLTGLDGDSPSAAPVQGDEAKLRQVIGNLVGNALRYTPEGSPIELAVGVSTTPAGKMSVIEIRDHGSGIPESETNKIFERFYRADTSRTRETGGSGLGLAIVAAIVGSHGGSVQVTETDGGGATLVVSLPFREEPAEVPSA; from the coding sequence TTGCTGCAACGCTGGAAGTCGGCTTCCCTGCGGTCGCAGCTGGTAGCCATCATCATGTGCCTGCTCCTGCTTGCCCTCGCGGCGACCGGCGCGGGTACCCTGACGCTCGTCAAGAGCTACCTGCAGGGCCAAGTCGACGACAAGCTCAAGGCCGCTGTCGCCTTGGCCCAGGACCGCCAGTCCTTCGACAGGCTGACCGAGCCTAACAGCGCCGTGCCCGCAGACACCGCGGTTCCCACGGACTATTCCCTGACGCTTTACGTCCCTGACCTTGCACCGTATCCATTCGGCGGCAGCCAGAGCGATCGTCCGGCGATTTCCAACATCACCCCGCTGGAAGCGAAGCAGCGCGCCAATGCGCCCTTCCAGGTCAAGGGAACCGCCGGAACCAACTGGCGGGTTGTTGCTGTGGGAGTCGTGGCCAACGGGCAGAATGGCGTGGTCATCATTGGGCTGCCGCTGACTCCCGTGGACAAGGTCATGGAGCACGCCGTCCTCGTGGTGGTGGGCGTCGGCCTGCTGACGCTGGTCCTGGCGTTCTTCATAGCCACCTGGACAGTTGCACGGTCCTTCCGCCCCCTGGCCAAGGTGGAAAAGACCGCAGCGGCCATTGCCGCAGGCGACCTCTCCCGCCGTGTGGAAGTAGACAATCCGCATACCGAAGTGGGCAGGCTCGGCGGTTCCCTCAACGCCATGCTCGCCCACATCGAAGCCTCGTTCGCCGCACGTGCCGCCTCTGAGGGCCGGATGCGCCGCTTTGCCGCGGACGCGTCCCACGAACTGCGGACTCCCCTGGTGACTATTCGAGGCTTCTCCGAGCTGTACCGGCACGGAGCCCTCTCCACCGAGGAAGACGTGGCCATGGCCATGGGGAGGATCGAAAGCGAAGCCAAGCGGATGGGTTCAATGGTGGAAGACCTGCTGCTTCTGGCGCGCCTGGACGAACAGCGGCCGCTCCAGCTCAAGCCTGTAGACCTGCAGCTCCTTGCCCACGACGCCATGGTGGACACCAAGGCGTCCTCCGGCGACCGGACCATCACCCTCACAGGTCTCGACGGCGATTCCCCCTCTGCGGCGCCGGTCCAGGGGGATGAAGCGAAACTTCGCCAAGTGATTGGGAACCTGGTGGGCAACGCCTTGCGGTACACGCCGGAGGGAAGCCCGATTGAGCTCGCCGTCGGCGTAAGCACCACCCCCGCCGGGAAAATGTCCGTCATTGAGATCCGCGACCACGGGTCCGGGATTCCGGAGTCGGAAACCAACAAGATCTTCGAACGCTTTTACCGGGCAGACACCTCGCGGACCCGGGAAACCGGTGGCAGCGGCCTGGGACTGGCGATTGTGGCGGCGATCGTCGGCTCCCACGGTGGCTCGGTCCAGGTGACAGAGACCGACGGCGGCGGCGCCACTTTGGTGGTCAGCCTCCCCTTCCGTGAAGAACCGGCCGAGGTGCCGTCCGCATAG
- a CDS encoding WXG100 family type VII secretion target: protein MTVISVDTELLQLKSANVKGTVDRISTDVHTMRRGLEELQASWKGSAANNFQALLVEWSLTQSKVEASLDSITMALASAATSYSEVEQGNTQRFAY from the coding sequence ATGACCGTCATCTCCGTTGATACCGAGCTGCTGCAGCTCAAGTCCGCCAACGTCAAAGGAACTGTGGACCGCATCAGTACAGACGTGCACACCATGAGACGCGGCCTGGAAGAACTGCAGGCCAGCTGGAAAGGCTCAGCGGCCAACAACTTCCAGGCCCTCCTGGTGGAATGGTCGCTCACCCAAAGCAAGGTCGAAGCCTCTCTGGATTCCATCACCATGGCATTGGCCTCGGCCGCAACCAGCTACTCAGAGGTGGAACAAGGCAATACCCAACGCTTCGCCTACTAG